In Salmo trutta chromosome 24, fSalTru1.1, whole genome shotgun sequence, the DNA window TTCACACTGTTGCTACCCATCCTGGactaaaaatgtgtgtgtgacgtTGAAGAGTGTGTGTGACAGTACATTCCTGTCAGGAAGCATGGCTGGAATCTCCCCGTGTCTCCTTTCAACAGAAGAACTCTATCCTCTTCAACACTCCACTGGCTGTTACCAGGAACTTAGTCCTTTCACCTTTCTATTAGCTAAACAGCTAGCCTAACTTTTATTCGCAGTAAGCCTAACAAGTAAAGTTTGAAATGTGTTCCACCCTCTTGTAGCTTTAGTGACACTTGTCAAGGAgtgccctcaaactcaactctggacctcaaagccagtccactgcattttttcattgttcccctctaatcagggaccgatttagacctgggacaccaggtgtatgcaattaattatcaggtagaagaaaaaaaacagcagtCTCTGGATCTTGTAAGGTAAGCGTTGAATACCCCTGCTTTAGAGTAACAGTACCTCTTGAGTATCAGATGGCATGCAGCTCGTTAGGTTGTTGTACTAAAGGTTTGTATGTTCCACTCGTTGCATGCGGGTTAAGACCGGCTACAAAGCAGGCCCAGCCAGGTGACAACTGTGTAGGTGACGtgtcacagcacacacacagtgcagtgaCAGAGTACCTGGGGGCTCAAATTGGGTGGATGAGGTGCTGGTCCAAAAAGCCATTGGGTTATCTTTGAAAAGCCTAAAATCCAATCCTACAAAATAATGGTTGGCAGGTGAGACAAGCtggaattggggggggggggttggattaAGAAATTAAAGTGTGTTGAAATGCGTCTTCAGTGAGATTCAAGTTGAACATCATTACATTATATCTAAGTGTAATGGATTCTACAATCTTTCTATATTCTGTCCTGTCGCCATGAAAATGTAGCCTGCTATAATTCTTTGAAAATGGAGTGACTGCATTATCCTTATGGGATTTGATTACTAGGCAAGTGTACAGTACAAGTGTACTGGattatataccgtaatttccggactataagccgcaacttttttcccaccctttgaacctcacggcttaaacaatggatttttcccgctatatggatttttcccgctttcacatttaaaaaaaaataaaataaaaattctgtgacgtgctcagttttttggcggcatgaagctttcattagaccaatgaaattgccgaacgggttaaggtcaaacaacttttttgtttactgtttagatgaaatcgagcgcgctcaaacttcccatcattctgattacggtagtcattttgtcaccctgattcctgggggtacaacaaagtatttgcagccactcgacatcagtgtaaatcgtgcatttaagatggcgctccgtgttcagtgggaggcttggatgacaagtggggagaaatccttcactaaaacgggccgcatgcgaagtgcaacttatggtcaagtctgccagtgggtcctgacagcgtggagcattgtcaaaaaatccactatcatcaacgggtttcaaaaggctggactgctgcgtgttgaagagggctcagcgggggatttgcctccggatgaaagtgacgagagcgacaatgaaaacgatccaatatcgcatgaagcaattctgaggctattcaactccgagtGGTTTCAgtggttcagtggtttcagtgcacaggaggaggaagatagtgaccaatgactttcttggtaggctactgtttactgctaattttctattttttgttacaagccgtgtttcgataaagcctatttatttttgttacaagccgtgtttcgttaaagcctgtgtaaagttcatttgtttcaatgtaccggtggGCACCTGCgacttatagacatgtgcggcttatttatgttcaaaataatatatatatatattttaattcagtgggtgcggcttatattcaggtgcgcttaatagtccggaaattacggtaattgaTTACATCTGCTATCATATTTTAAAAACTATATCATTAAATTACAAAAGTGAGGAAGTAGATGTAAATTAGGCTAATGGGAGTGATTGGGTTAAGTTTGGTTCTGCTAACAACAGTGTGGGCTGGTGGAAGAAGCAATGAGATGAACCAATGGGGCATGACTGGAATCACAATGGGGTCAAATTGTGTGACAACGCcattgtgtggggggggggggggggaaaaatcACCATTCAAAAACAAGCAGTTCACACTGAACTACAAGATCAACTAAGAAAGGATAACAATAAAAGGCTTACCCTTTTCTGGGATTTTGAATGCAGGTGAGGGCTGGGAAGTCCAACCGCTGTCTTTAGCCTTGGAGATTTCTGAAGAACCATCCTCCTTGGACAACGGGAGGCTGCTGCCAAAGATCTTCTGGAGAGAGTGGGTTCCGAAGAAGAACTTGGGAGGAGACATCACCATCTTAGAGGGGTTGAGAGGGCTGTGTGGTGTGGAAGTGGAGGCCTTGCTGTCAGGGGTGTGGAAAGTCTCAGAAGACAGCTCTGTCCTTTCTCTGGTGGTCTCCTCCAGGATGGCCACAGCAGCCTGTCCACACACTGTCATCCCTGGAGCTGTTGCTACCTCCTGAGGAGGGGTCTCACAGGAGGCTATGGGAGTGACCAGAATCTCATTTTCTTGGGCGGTTTTAGCCTCATCAAAGATGTCTCTGAAAGAGTTGGCCACATCCTGCAGTTTAAATCTCACTGCCAACTGCTCCACATTTCCCTCAGCTACCTCAGCAAAGTCAATGGCACTCCAGACCCAGGCCTTCTCAGCACCCTTCATGGGCTCCAACTTCATAGAAGACGTGACCCAGTGGTTGGCGCAGATCTTCAGGACTTGGTCCCGCCTCATGAGGAGTCTGACTCGTTTGGTGTCGTAGTTCTGCAGTATCTTAAGGTCTCCGATGCCCCTCTCCTTCCACTGGTTCAGGTCTTTGTCATAGCGGTACAGCTTTGCTCTGTGGCTGAAACACACGTTTTCATTCTCCTCTCCAGTGGAGATCTCCACCAGGTCTGGCAAAGGAACCACAGGCTCAAAGTACAggccatccctctcctcctcctgggtCACGTCTTGCTCCTCATCCACAGACACCCCACTCTGGTTCAGCTTGGCCGGCGACTTGGTAGGACTGATGACAGGCTGGAAGCTGAAGTTAAAGCCAGCTGTGGATTCTCCAAAGCAGAAGAGGTTCTTCCTGATTGGGCTGCTTGCTAGGGGTGAGGCGTAGACAGATGTGTCAGCACTGTCGTCCAGAGCCTCCTCTCTCAGGTCATAGTTGTCCCATTCTAAGGCAGGGCCAGTGCTCTCCACGTGGGGCTTGCTGATCAGACCTGAGGTGTTACTGGCTGTCGTGATGTTAGCTTGGCTGTCGTCCTCCTTGATCTTTGTTTTGTCATCAGTCAGGAAGGATTTAAGGTCTTTCAGACCGGACTTCATCTCCTCTGCCTTCTGGATGAGATGTGCAGTTCTGCCTGTGTCGACAAGCTTGTGAGGAGTCTGCAGTGGAATGTCCAACAGGAGCCTCTGACACTCCTCAAACTTAAGCTTGAACTCCTCAGCCAGCTCTGGGGTTTTAAACTTGGCGGCGAGTTGCTCCAGTTTAGCATCTCCTTCTGAGAAGTCATTAGCAAGCCACATCCAAGCTTTGTCGGAACCAGCCAAGGGCTTCAAGTTCATGGTGGTGGTGATCCAGTGGTTGGCACACACCTTCAGGACCTGCTCTCTCCTCATCAGCACCCTCAGCCTGCCATTGGTAGCATTCTTCAGGAACTTGAGGACTCCAACACCCCTCTCCTTCCACTGGCTGATGTCTCCGTCAAACCTGAAGAGCTTTACTCTCTGTGAGTAAAGGGCCTgttcatcctcctctcctgtgACCAGGTCCACTTTATCAGGCATCTGGACCACAGGTTCAAACTGGATATCGTCATTCTCTTCTGTTTTGTATATTTCCTCTTCATCCTGGTCAGCGGAAGTGTCTGCCCACTGGTTTGACTGAAGGGATGTGAACAGCTGCTCGCCACCTTGGGTGAAGCCTTTGCAATTGGAGTCGGTCTGTCCAAACTTGAAGTCTCCTTGTGAGTTCTTAGCCAAATCTGCAAAACTGAAGTCATTGGGTTTGCCATTCTCATCCTGATTGGTGTTGTCCACTGAAGGCACTGATGCAGATATACTGACGCCAGATtccttctctttttctctgtgcTGCTCTGCGATATTCTTCAGGAACATGGACGCAGACCCTGAAGCAGGAGTCTGAGTTTCATCTGGTGGGGTTTTCTTTGCCGTTTCTTGAGTGCCAAACTTAAAGCCACCTGCTGGGACGGGCATATTGAAAGAGAAGCCTGCAGCACTGGAGCCACTGCTTTCAGCCTGGGGGGTCTCAAACTTGAAGGATGCAGGGGAACCTTTATCAACTTTGCTTGTGCCAAACTGAAAAGAGCTGTCACTGTTGAAGTTTGCTTTAAACACATTGCCTACAGGCTGAGTAGATGTACTTTGACTCCCAAAGCTAAAGCTGAAGGATGAGCTGGAGGGGGTGGCTGTGCTCTTAGCGTTGGGATTGGGTGTCTGACAGGAGACACATTGACTAGCAGAGCTGTCGTTTCTGACTAGACATGTGTCACAGTCCCACTGTCCCCCCTGTTTGGCAAACATGGCCCCAAGAGAGGGGATGATGCTAGCATGGGGTGTCTGGCAGGAAACACACTTAGAAGCTGATGCATCATTCCTCACTAGACAGGTGTCACAGTCCCATTGTCTGTCCCTCTTAGCAAAAAGATCACCAAAGCCTGACACTGTTGGCTTTGGTGGTTGTGCAACCTCAACTGTTGATTTTGCTGAGGGATTTGGAGTTTGACAAGAAACACAACTGTTTGAGGAGGCCTGGTTTCTTACAGCACACGTGTCACAGTCCCACTGCCCTGGCTTTTTGCTAAACTGGGCACCAAATCCAGACCCTAATGGATTGGTTAAGGGCTTTGATGCTGCTGCTCCATCTACAACCGTTTTGGCTGCAGGGTTTGGAGTTTGACAAGAAACACAACTGCTTGAGGAGGCCTGGTTTCTTACAGCACACGTGTCACAGTCCCACTGCCCTGGCTTTTTGCTAAACTGGGCACCAAATTCAGACCCTAATGGATTGGTTAAGGGCTTTGATGCTGCTGCTCCATCTACAACCGTTTTGGCTGCAGGGTTTGGAGTTTGACAAGAAACACAACTGCTTGAGGAGGCCTGGTTTCTTACAGCACACGTGTCACAGTCCCACTGCCCTGGCTTTTTGCCAAACTGAGCACCAAATTGCATGGTTGAGGGCTTTGATTCTGCTGCTACTCCTGCTGTGGTTTCTTTCTTCATAACAAACTGGGCTCCAAAACCAGCAGCAGGTATAGAAGTGGTGCCACTGGTTCCAAACGTAAAGGAGGAGGGTATCTGAGCTCCAAAAGCCCCAAATCCCTTTCCAATAGATCCTGCGCTGCTGGTGTCTTTTGACAAGTCAGCTCCAAATCCAAAAGTAAATCCTCTCACTGAAGCTGCCCCACTAGTAAAGCCTTTGGTTTCAGTAGCCAGTTTGCGGTCTGTCTCTGACAGGGAATTAGGGTTGGCAGTCTGACAGGCAACACACTGCATAATTGTAGCAGGATTTCTTACATAGCAGACATCGCAGTGCCACTCCCCATCCTTCTTTGCAAACTGGGCAGCAAAGTTTGTCACCTGAGGAGCAGATGAATTAGGAGAAGTTGCTTTCCTATCTGGCTGATCTTGCCGCTTTTCTGGAGATTTGGGAACTATCTTCTGAGCCTCTTCAAACTTTGTTTTGAAGAGCAATGCCTCGTCTGCCGTTTTATACCGGATGGCCAGTTGCTCAGGCCTTGGTTCCTCATCTGCATAATCAATGGCATTCCAGACCCAGGACTTGTCAGAGCCAGCAATTGGTTTCAGGAGCATATCTGGCGTGATGTAGTGGTTAGCACAGATCTTCAGAACCTGCTCCCTCCTCATCAGCAGACGCACTTTCCCTGATGTATTGTGCTTTAGGATTTTGACTATGCCGATGCCCCTCTCTTTCCACTCCTTTGTCTCTGCGTCAAATCTGAACAGCTTGGACCTGTTACAGAacatctcctcttcttcctcctctccagtCTTCACATCTACTTTGTCAGGGAGGGGCACAATGGGCTCAAAGTGAGGcccatcctcatcctcctccacaTGTGTGCTGTCGTTATCGCTCTCCGGTCCTTTCTCCACCGCTGTGTTTTCCAGCCCAAATACTGGCTTGGTCTGATCAGTGAAACTAAATGGCTGTTCAATTTTTTCAAACAGGTTTGGTTTGTCCCGACTCTGGGCTGCATCAGTGAAGGAGAAGCCTGCCACACTTTTAGTGCCAAAGCTAAATATCCCTCCCTGGCTAGGAGACTCCACCTCTGAGGGGCCCTCCGATTTGGTGGGAATGTCTGATGTCAGAAGCCCCAACAGGTTCTCACTGTTTTTGGCTTTGAAGGTAAAGTCCCCATCGTTGGATTTGAAGTTAGAGTTGAATTTAAAGGCAGCAGATGGAGTGGACTGGGCGACTACTCCAGCACCAAAGCCAGGCACCTTAAGAGGCTCAGCAGGGACCTGCTGGCCAAAGGCGATCTTCCCAAAGTCCACAGGCTTCCCCTCAATGCTCTTTGGTGGTTGGACAGGTCCGACTGAGGGCTTGGTGAAGTAGCCAGGCTCGGGGAGGGGAGGGTTGGTGGTGGGCTGAGAGTGGCCGTAGTATTCCTCGCTGTATGGGGAGAGTAGACTGGTTGCTGGTGACTCGAAGTGGAGGGGGGTGCCAAAGACCTGGTCTTGAGGAGGGTAGATGCAGGCTGGTGTTGACTGCAGGGGAGGAGTGTTAGTGGGCTGCTGGTAGGCATACATGTGCTGCTGGGGTGGCAGGCGGTTGACTCCATACACAGGAGCCTGAGACAAAAGGAAAATTCATTAAAACGTCATTCATACTTGCCACCGAAAATACTCTCCCACTTCAAGCATCTAAACCATTCTGAATGTTCAAAGAAAAATCAAGGTATAAACACCTACCTTTGTTGGGGTAACATTGGCTGCAGGACGAAGGAGATACTGTCCGGAGTTATAAGCAGGGGATTGATTGAAATACATAGATGGGGCCTGTGTGGTGGCAACTGTAAACAAAAAGAGAAAAGGTTATAATCAACGGTCATACTTTTATATCCTAGCAACATTGCTATTTCAGTATTCCTAATAATACAGCCCGAAACGACACAACCCAGTTGTGTACTGTGTTCCTACCGGTGAGGGGTGCTACATGGAAGGTCTGTGTTGGGGGGAAGCCCTCCTGCATGCTCTCAGCCCCATACCCATACATCCTTTGGTGGGGTGACGCCATGCTGTCTGACGAGTTATGTCTCAGGTCATGGACCTCATTCTGCAACCCAAccacacaacacttaacacaaaCCATGCATGGACATCTATAATTGAATTAATAGGCACACTTGACATGGGCAACATCTCCCATATACTCAAAGACAATGAAGCCAGGGCTGACCTTAAGGGCCTCCACCTGCTGGCAGAGCATCTGCAGGAGGGACTTCTGGTGCTCCGCCCAATGAGGTGGCGTCTTGGGGAAATGGAAAATTATATTTTCATTATATTTTTCATGTCAAGGTATTTCTATTATTTAGGTGAGAAAAAACCTGTACAGTAAATCTAAAACTGAAGTACATGAATGTGAATGTTTAAAAAGCATCAGTGTCTcatacagtgtacaaaacattaggaacaccagccCTTTCCACGATACACTGAgctggtgaaagctatgatcccttattgatgtcacctgttaaatccacttcaatcagtgtagatgaaggggaggagacaggttaaagaaggatttttaagccttgagacaattgagagatTGTGTGTGAATGGGCAAAaccatttaagtgcctttgaacggggtatggtagtaagagccaggtgcaccggtttgagtgtgtcaaggactgcaacgctgctgggtttttcacattcaACAGGTTCCCCGTGTGTATGAaaaatggttcaccacccaaggacatccagccaacttgcatctgtggaaagcattggagtcaacatgggccagcatccttgtggtaCGCTTGACACCTTGTCAAGTCAATGTCCTGACAAATTGAGGATGTTCTAAAGACAAAacggggtgcaactcaatgttaggaaggtattcctaatgttttgtacactcagtgtatgtttacAAGTCAACATTTATCATACCATGTGTCTTTTGGAGGGAGGGACAAAGCTCTTGCTGGGGGAAGGGGTTAAAGGGGCGAATTTGATTTGAGAGACTGAGGCAGCAGGCTCAGTAAACTGAGGGCTGAAGTGGACCGGTCTGCCCTCTTCATCCATCGCTTCTCCAACCTCCCCTAGCTGCTGGTTCACATCGTTCAGGAGATCCATCACCTCTTCCATTgaaacaggcagctggaacaacACACAGTGAAAATGATTGAATGTCATGCTTCCAACTCTTAAATCTTTGACTACATGTTTTTGGCAAATAGTCATGTGTATAGATGCCGTATATTGAAGTGTATAACCTTGTCCATGTCGTCAGCATTGGCATTGTAGATCTTGGACAGGTAAGTTCTGAACTTCCTGAGGAACATGACGCACCTGTCCCGAGTCTCCTCCACCCCACTACCAGCCTCCTCAGACAGACGCTGGAAGATCTACACAGAGATATCAAAAGACAATTCATAACAAATGCATTTTCTATGGTAAGACATTAAAAGAGATACAAATGCTGCCTGCACACAAAATAATTATTTTTGCTGGCAGCTGCACTAGAAGGTATGGCACTAAAGCGCAGAGTGGGAAAAGTGCAGGGGATTGACTACCAGAGCAAGGTAGAGCAGTGAACCCCTCACTACATACCCTAGCTAGGTGCCAGTTAGATGAGATGTTGTTGATGGTCTCCAGAGTAGTGATAGCCTCCTCGGTCCTCCCCTCGACGTCCAAGAGGGTTGCAAACGCTATCATGGCCTCCTCCTCAAAGCCCTTCACTGATGGGATCTGAGATTAACACGCAAACGCAACCTCACTAACCAATGAAAATAGAGCAATGCATACATTAAGCCTGGACTCGTACATTTTCACGATTGGCATCAGTGATATGAAAAGTCTACACGTGTCAATGCTTTAACTCAGCAGACTAGCAAGTATTGTGGAAAGCTAGGTTCTAATCCAGTCGGTCAGAGAAGCAGCTGTGTTGGTCGctcacctgtatgtctctagagGGGAAGTGTATAAAGAGGGGGTCCAGGGGTTCAGGGATGCTGCGTCTTTGCTTGATCTTGTCCAGCAGGGGGAGCACCACCTTCCAGTAGTGGACACTACGCCCTATATACTCCTTCTGGTCATAGTAGGAGTTCACACCAACCCCCTGGGAACAACACAGCAGGTGTTAAATCTAAATGCAGAAATGGCAATGCTCCAAATCATCCATTATAACTAAGCACTCATCGTTCTGAGTCGGATTCTCAGAAGTAGTTTCAAGCAGACATAATTTACTGTACCAAAGGGAAATTGCTGATGTGTAATATTCTGACTAGACCAAGAGTTATAAATAATGACCATACACTAATTGGAAGTTATAAATACTATTGAGTAAATGGCAGAGGAAATAATTTCAGACAGACACCTAGCATGTGTTGACTTATGTAGTGTGTGACAGAAAAAGGCAGGTCTGCCATCTGGCTGAGGTGTATACCGTTGAGCTGAGGTGCTGGGCCCAGTGTATGGGCAGGGCTGGTTGAAGGCCATGTTTCTCTCCAGCTCGAAGGGTGCTTAGTCCATGTTGAACGGTCATCCTCAGTTTGGCTGACATGCCAGGCCTAAAaagaaaaaaagggggggggggggggggggaagagaccaTATTATACATACTAGGACTACAGACAGAAGCAGAACCATAGTCATGTTAACCACAGGGCAATCAGTCAGCTTGATTTCTCCAGACGCTGGAAGATCAGAGCAGCCTTTACATTTTAACACAACTTATATGATATCTGTGATCAGTTCAAGTGAGGGAGGAGGGAATGGTGCCTGGGTAACTTTTACAGAGCTAGCGTGGGTAGTAAAACGCTCGATTTCAGCCATCTATCATATAAGTATAGCGATGAACCCGTAGTGACTCACGCAGCTTGTTTGTGTATGAGGCTGTAGACAGCGTCCCACcattccctctgtctgtctgtggagagGAGGCGGAGGAGGGGCAGGGGCAGGCAGCGGGGCTCATGGAGTTGCTGTTGACCAGTAGAAGTGATCCTGGCCCTCTCCTGGAGCTGGGTGTGACTGCACCACACCACCCCACACAGGAACACCTAGAGAGGAGGGAATCCCCCCCAATGTATTGCATTAGTtcttagagcagtggtcaccaaccggtcgattgAGTTCGACTTGTCAATTTCCAAGTCATTTCTAGTCcatcgccaaacatttctgtaaaaaacccaacaactaatccttgtgttcctatttctttttttttttattagtcttgggctgttggtggtaggtgcagccTATTCAGCTGCCCTGCGCACCAGGAGGCAAACTGttgccatttcatgtgtctgaaggtacaaactctgccttcccggtgggcctggagaggaaatcaagtgcactatgctaccactggccaatcagatgaccgagtctgcagtaacgtagcaggcataatAGAAATCCTCGGCAAAATTGATACTGAGATTTCAAAATGTTGAAAACTATGACTAGAGAAagactcaacgaat includes these proteins:
- the ranbp2 gene encoding E3 SUMO-protein ligase RanBP2 isoform X4, encoding MRRSKAEVERYIYSVQSSSPSLKEKPIKGFLFAKLYFEAKEYELAKRHVSEYLTVAERDPKAHKFLGQLYEREGDVNKAVGCYKRSVDLNPAQRDLVLKVAELLVSKTERDSRAEFWVEKAAKSLPANPAVFNLKERLLNRQGQQGRNQLFDLLQAELAKRPGDAHINIKLVQLFSSDGRLEEAVKHCLATEKRGLLRSSLDWYSTVVHTLQDFLGQPSVSSNEKTSRHLQRELLLAHCSLLRLTLSGKGLQPSIKALGSFDCAMQGLKKTACSVTDDLNEVYVEMRGHLYLHAGTLLLKMAQEREQQWRAVIDLAALCYLLAYQVPGLKSKATKGDQSSPQHLELLASDRQSQAGHMLLNLNPDTHTFVREVVEAFGNRSGQGSLFELLFGLQAPAGTSFIGNDDIRSINTQAPAIADLIKWDNGSIQLKGGDLQQLCWLGLQWSLMAQRPALRDWLKQLFPRLILETSKLDTNTPESICLLDLEVFLCGVVWCSHTQLQERARITSTGQQQLHEPRCLPLPLLRLLSTDRQREWWDAVYSLIHKQAAPGMSAKLRMTVQHGLSTLRAGEKHGLQPALPIHWAQHLSSTGVGVNSYYDQKEYIGRSVHYWKVVLPLLDKIKQRRSIPEPLDPLFIHFPSRDIQIPSVKGFEEEAMIAFATLLDVEGRTEEAITTLETINNISSNWHLARIFQRLSEEAGSGVEETRDRCVMFLRKFRTYLSKIYNANADDMDKLPVSMEEVMDLLNDVNQQLGEVGEAMDEEGRPVHFSPQFTEPAASVSQIKFAPLTPSPSKSFVPPSKRHMTPPHWAEHQKSLLQMLCQQVEALKNEVHDLRHNSSDSMASPHQRMYGYGAESMQEGFPPTQTFHVAPLTVATTQAPSMYFNQSPAYNSGQYLLRPAANVTPTKAPVYGVNRLPPQQHMYAYQQPTNTPPLQSTPACIYPPQDQVFGTPLHFESPATSLLSPYSEEYYGHSQPTTNPPLPEPGYFTKPSVGPVQPPKSIEGKPVDFGKIAFGQQVPAEPLKVPGFGAGVVAQSTPSAAFKFNSNFKSNDGDFTFKAKNSENLLGLLTSDIPTKSEGPSEVESPSQGGIFSFGTKSVAGFSFTDAAQSRDKPNLFEKIEQPFSFTDQTKPVFGLENTAVEKGPESDNDSTHVEEDEDGPHFEPIVPLPDKVDVKTGEEEEEEMFCNRSKLFRFDAETKEWKERGIGIVKILKHNTSGKVRLLMRREQVLKICANHYITPDMLLKPIAGSDKSWVWNAIDYADEEPRPEQLAIRYKTADEALLFKTKFEEAQKIVPKSPEKRQDQPDRKATSPNSSAPQVTNFAAQFAKKDGEWHCDVCYVRNPATIMQCVACQTANPNSLSETDRKLATETKGFTSGAASVRGFTFGFGADLSKDTSSAGSIGKGFGAFGAQIPSSFTFGTSGTTSIPAAGFGAQFVMKKETTAGVAAESKPSTMQFGAQFGKKPGQWDCDTCAVRNQASSSSCVSCQTPNPAAKTVVDGAAASKPLTNPLGSGFGAQFSKKPGQWDCDTCAVRNQASSNSCVSCQTPNPSAKSTVEVAQPPKPTVSGFGDLFAKRDRQWDCDTCLVRNDASASKCVSCQTPHASIIPSLGAMFAKQGGQWDCDTCLVRNDSSASQCVSCQTPNPNAKSTATPSSSSFSFSFGSQSTSTQPVGNVFKANFNSDSSFQFGTSKVDKGSPASFKFETPQAESSGSSAAGFSFNMPVPAGGFKFGTQETAKKTPPDETQTPASGSASMFLKNIAEQHREKEKESGVSISASVPSVDNTNQDENGKPNDFSFADLAKNSQGDFKFGQTDSNCKGFTQGGEQLFTSLQSNQWADTSADQDEEEIYKTEENDDIQFEPVVQMPDKVDLVTGEEDEQALYSQRVKLFRFDGDISQWKERGVGVLKFLKNATNGRLRVLMRREQVLKVCANHWITTTMNLKPLAGSDKAWMWLANDFSEGDAKLEQLAAKFKTPELAEEFKLKFEECQRLLLDIPLQTPHKLVDTGRTAHLIQKAEEMKSGLKDLKSFLTDDKTKIKEDDSQANITTASNTSGLISKPHVESTGPALEWDNYDLREEALDDSADTSVYASPLASSPIRKNLFCFGESTAGFNFSFQPVISPTKSPAKLNQSGVSVDEEQDVTQEEERDGLYFEPVVPLPDLVEISTGEENENVCFSHRAKLYRYDKDLNQWKERGIGDLKILQNYDTKRVRLLMRRDQVLKICANHWVTSSMKLEPMKGAEKAWVWSAIDFAEVAEGNVEQLAVRFKLQDVANSFRDIFDEAKTAQENEILVTPIASCETPPQEVATAPGMTVCGQAAVAILEETTRERTELSSETFHTPDSKASTSTPHSPLNPSKMVMSPPKFFFGTHSLQKIFGSSLPLSKEDGSSEISKAKDSGWTSQPSPAFKIPEKGLDFRLFKDNPMAFWTSTSSTQFEPPAPPQAKAADDGEVEVVYERQPTAEQAALARELLLPLTFFCYQNEPGNTSDDQTDDEDFETAVKALNGKLYQDPPERKAASSAAQAEMGAEGLYPEVEVVREKRSTPDEEQKAKPLQLPPTFCGVGGKAEKDKPEDFKTEDTERSAHPVSCEAVSSSTGDTVPEQQFPDQSPSSQVQVPDLSEAEAEFPAQSVAIQEAEVQQTPDQSDSTPTQSQTAVSSSVEQAQTSNPSAKPAASAPALVTASFGFGAQFVKKPGQWECDACLVRNEESASSCVSCQTPNPAASSGKQAPDQSDSTPAATSSSPIDLSTKKTSEPDSTSTFTTTVTQDAPNSFGSLGFSDLGREGISFADLAQNTGGEFAFGKQDSNFSWANAGAALFGAAAPPKAEGGEERSHEEDANNVEIHFDPIVTLPEVETKSGEEDEEILFKERTKLYRWERDLGQWKERGVGDIKILFHPDKRFYRVLMRREQVLKVCANHTICQSMELKPMNTSNQALVWTATDFAEGEGKVEQLAAKFKTAELAECFRKTFCECQSRISQSEASALSPQMSRVQEHSRDTNPQVYLSISADDEPLGTVTIELFSHIVPKTAENFRVLCTGQKGFGLRNSVFYRIIPGFMCQGGDLTNQDGTGGKSIYGNKFEDENFDVRHTGPGLLSMANCGRDTNNSQFFITLKKAEHLDFKHVAFGFVREGMDVVRRMGELGTKTGKPSKKIVITECGQL